Proteins encoded within one genomic window of Candidatus Baltobacteraceae bacterium:
- a CDS encoding amidohydrolase family protein, which yields MINELVRCKRAIVSGMLREDFAFVVRDGTIVAGGDFLDVRDGARDLDSRSFPDDRLVVPGFVNGHSHAYQILLRGWADDWPFAKWRTDALYKVVPQLTPDDVYWTFVAAFSEMLAAGITTVAEFFYLNGAGNAHAEAAIRAAADTGIRLVFARAWMDADYAPPQFRETAAVAAERTRELMEGYPGANVCVAPHSLHAASHDMIRAAAEFAREFDCMMHVHVAEASYEGRQTLERYGATPIALLGKLNALDERTVAIHAIYVSDAEKEAIARAGARVIHNPMTNQYLGDGICDVTGFAELGVTMGLGTDADVKPSLIDEMRAAALLQKLRRLDGSALPATTAFALGTAQGAKALRVAAGDLLAGNAADYVVLDASKIDPWAPPLNALVYRGEDAWVQGTFVGGRRVYVSEPSQLARLAWEAAAKIAKRLL from the coding sequence TTGATTAACGAGCTCGTGCGCTGCAAGCGCGCGATCGTGTCGGGGATGCTGCGTGAGGATTTCGCGTTCGTCGTACGCGACGGAACGATCGTCGCCGGCGGCGACTTTTTAGACGTCCGGGACGGGGCGCGCGATCTCGATTCGCGATCGTTCCCGGACGATCGGCTGGTCGTGCCGGGATTCGTCAACGGGCATAGCCACGCGTACCAGATTCTGCTGCGCGGGTGGGCCGACGACTGGCCGTTTGCCAAGTGGCGCACCGACGCACTCTACAAAGTGGTTCCGCAGCTGACGCCCGACGACGTGTACTGGACGTTCGTTGCCGCGTTTTCGGAGATGCTCGCGGCCGGCATCACGACCGTCGCCGAGTTTTTCTATCTCAACGGAGCCGGCAACGCCCATGCCGAGGCCGCGATCCGCGCCGCGGCGGATACCGGTATTCGACTGGTGTTCGCGCGCGCGTGGATGGACGCCGATTACGCCCCGCCGCAGTTCCGCGAAACGGCTGCGGTCGCGGCCGAGCGGACTCGCGAGCTGATGGAGGGCTACCCCGGGGCGAACGTGTGCGTCGCGCCGCACTCGCTGCACGCCGCGTCGCACGACATGATTCGCGCCGCCGCGGAGTTCGCGCGCGAGTTCGACTGCATGATGCACGTTCACGTCGCCGAGGCATCCTACGAAGGCCGGCAGACGCTCGAGCGATACGGCGCAACGCCGATCGCACTTCTCGGGAAGCTCAACGCCCTCGACGAGCGCACGGTGGCAATCCACGCCATCTACGTGAGCGATGCCGAGAAGGAAGCGATCGCCCGCGCGGGCGCGCGCGTCATTCACAATCCGATGACCAATCAGTATTTAGGCGACGGCATTTGCGACGTGACGGGATTCGCGGAGCTCGGCGTCACGATGGGATTGGGAACCGACGCCGACGTGAAGCCGTCGCTGATCGACGAAATGCGCGCCGCCGCGCTGCTGCAGAAATTACGCCGGCTCGACGGAAGCGCGTTGCCCGCGACGACGGCATTCGCGCTCGGTACGGCGCAGGGCGCCAAAGCGCTGCGCGTTGCGGCAGGCGATCTTTTGGCCGGCAATGCGGCCGACTACGTCGTGCTCGACGCATCGAAGATCGATCCGTGGGCGCCGCCGCTCAACGCGCTCGTCTATCGCGGCGAGGACGCTTGGGTGCAGGGAACGTTCGTCGGCGGCCGTCGCGTCTATGTCAGCGAGCCGTCGCAGCTGGCCCGGCTTGCATGGGAAGCCGCCGCAAAAATCGCGAAGCGCCTTCTATGA
- a CDS encoding aminotransferase class I/II-fold pyridoxal phosphate-dependent enzyme, producing the protein MTPQPFALERYFAQYEFTTKYLLCASDPESMPIAELLALEEGAAERFARTWLGYTESRGAPELRDAIGALYPVTGAGGVLVHGGTQEAIFAAINCAVGARDHLVVQFPAYQSQYSVAEGIGATASRWNVDLDGDGAPDPDELESLLRPQTRAIVITSPSNPTGYVFDRQRLDRVVAIARKRGLWLISDEVYRGTERDLADRHPPVCDLYERGISLGGTAKAYGLAGLRIGWLATRDRAFYDRVAAFKDYLTICNAAPSEFLAALAMRHGDALIARVQRIVARNLDLLDAFFARHSEVWQWHRPRAGTTAFPRYLRGDTDALCADLVKRAGVLLLPSSLFDAGNDRVRIGYGRENLPEALAALERYIELL; encoded by the coding sequence CGCTATTTCGCGCAGTACGAGTTTACGACCAAGTACCTTCTGTGCGCGAGCGATCCGGAGTCGATGCCGATCGCCGAGCTGCTGGCGTTGGAAGAGGGCGCGGCGGAGCGCTTTGCGCGCACGTGGCTGGGCTATACGGAATCGCGCGGCGCGCCCGAGCTGCGCGACGCGATCGGGGCGCTCTACCCCGTTACCGGCGCCGGCGGCGTGTTAGTGCACGGCGGAACCCAAGAGGCGATCTTCGCCGCGATCAACTGCGCGGTTGGCGCGCGCGATCATCTCGTCGTCCAGTTTCCCGCGTATCAATCCCAGTATTCCGTCGCCGAAGGCATAGGCGCGACGGCATCGCGCTGGAACGTCGATCTCGACGGCGACGGCGCGCCCGATCCCGACGAGCTCGAAAGCCTGCTGCGACCGCAGACGCGCGCGATCGTCATCACCTCGCCGAGCAATCCGACCGGCTACGTCTTCGATCGTCAACGTCTCGACCGCGTCGTCGCGATCGCGCGCAAACGCGGCTTGTGGCTCATCTCCGACGAGGTGTACCGTGGAACCGAGCGCGATCTCGCCGATCGCCATCCGCCGGTCTGCGATCTCTACGAGCGCGGAATCTCGCTGGGCGGCACGGCGAAGGCGTACGGGTTGGCCGGCTTACGCATCGGATGGCTCGCCACGCGCGACCGCGCGTTTTACGATCGCGTCGCGGCCTTCAAGGACTACCTCACGATCTGCAACGCCGCACCGAGCGAGTTTCTCGCGGCGCTGGCGATGCGCCACGGCGACGCGCTCATCGCCCGCGTGCAGCGCATCGTCGCACGCAATCTCGATCTCCTCGATGCATTCTTTGCCCGTCACTCAGAGGTTTGGCAGTGGCACCGTCCGCGAGCGGGGACGACGGCGTTTCCGCGTTACCTGCGCGGCGATACCGACGCGCTGTGCGCCGATCTCGTCAAGCGCGCGGGCGTGTTGTTACTGCCGAGCAGCCTGTTCGACGCCGGCAACGACCGCGTGCGCATCGGGTACGGCCGCGAGAATCTCCCCGAAGCGCTCGCGGCCTTGGAACGTTACATCGAGTTGCTGTGA
- a CDS encoding amidohydrolase family protein, whose product MALVVRARTIVTCDTDAAQCGVGFDSLGRIDDGAIKIKNGYVTAVGKTDAIAKKKDEIVDLGDCTLVPGFVDAHAHPLFAGDREPDFAARQRGEKPSLGMLYTVERTREALLNPKSFYKNVVRPRLQTILAHGTTTLETKTGYALHKPGEAALLDLIAAHRGDPDVPSMVPTFLGAHALPPEFLREDRFVDYLIDQVIPAAAAHGAVYADAFCEPGFFSPEQTRRYLDAARLHGMRLRVHCDEMSYGAAAAMATGLEVDAVDHCNYITDADVRAIAERGIVTVACPATIEYLGLAQRVPARALLEAGGQVALASDYNPGTSPCFNLQTVAYFGRKFFGLSAAEALYGVTRAAAHSLRLDAGRIAPGARADFVALQIASPDEFGWQFGGNLAKAVYKKGVRVD is encoded by the coding sequence TTGGCGCTTGTAGTCCGCGCCCGGACGATCGTTACGTGTGACACCGACGCCGCGCAATGCGGCGTCGGCTTTGATTCGCTCGGTCGAATCGACGACGGCGCGATCAAAATCAAGAACGGATATGTGACCGCGGTCGGTAAGACGGACGCGATCGCGAAGAAAAAGGATGAGATCGTCGATCTCGGGGACTGCACGCTCGTTCCCGGCTTTGTGGATGCGCACGCGCATCCGCTCTTTGCCGGGGATCGCGAGCCGGATTTTGCGGCACGCCAGCGCGGCGAGAAACCGTCGCTCGGAATGCTCTATACGGTCGAGCGCACGCGCGAAGCGCTTCTCAATCCGAAGTCGTTCTACAAAAACGTCGTGCGGCCGCGCCTTCAAACGATCTTGGCGCACGGCACGACGACGTTGGAGACGAAGACGGGGTACGCGCTGCACAAGCCCGGAGAAGCGGCGCTGCTGGATCTGATCGCCGCGCATCGCGGCGATCCCGACGTGCCGTCGATGGTACCCACGTTTCTGGGTGCGCACGCCCTGCCGCCGGAGTTTCTGCGCGAAGATCGTTTCGTCGACTATCTGATCGATCAAGTGATTCCGGCCGCGGCCGCGCACGGAGCGGTGTACGCCGACGCGTTCTGCGAGCCGGGGTTCTTTTCGCCCGAACAGACGCGGCGGTATCTCGATGCCGCACGGCTGCACGGCATGCGGCTGCGCGTGCATTGCGACGAGATGTCGTACGGTGCCGCGGCGGCTATGGCGACGGGGCTCGAGGTCGACGCCGTCGATCATTGCAACTATATTACCGACGCCGACGTGCGCGCGATCGCCGAGCGCGGCATCGTCACGGTCGCGTGCCCCGCGACCATTGAGTATCTCGGCTTAGCGCAGCGCGTTCCGGCGCGCGCGCTGCTCGAAGCGGGCGGTCAGGTCGCGCTCGCCAGCGATTACAATCCCGGAACGTCGCCGTGCTTCAACCTGCAGACCGTTGCGTATTTCGGGCGCAAGTTCTTCGGGCTCTCGGCGGCGGAAGCGCTCTACGGGGTGACGCGCGCGGCGGCGCACTCGCTGCGCCTCGACGCCGGACGCATCGCGCCGGGCGCGAGGGCGGATTTCGTCGCGCTGCAGATCGCGTCGCCCGACGAGTTCGGCTGGCAGTTCGGCGGCAACCTCGCAAAAGCCGTGTACAAAAAGGGAGTGCGCGTTGATTAA
- the hutU gene encoding urocanate hydratase yields the protein MSTTASAPRVVRAPRGTEISCVAWPQEAALRMLMNNLDPEVAERPDDLVVYGGNGRAARSWEAFDAIVATLKRLKSDETMIVQSGKPVAVWKTHARAPRVLIANSNLVPKWADWKVFRELEAQGLTMYGQMTAGSWIYIGTQGIVQGTYETFAELARQHFGGSLKGRVCLTAGIGGMGGAQPLAITMNEGIALVVDVDRSRLERRRELRYLDRVVDSREEALAAVEAARKSGQALSIGYEGNAAVEFPQLYDLGFRPDSVTDQTSAHDLIDGYVPAGLTLEEAARLRRRDPEEYERRALESCGAHVQAMVRYLDAGAIVFDYGNNIRAQAERAGFARAFAFPGFVPAFIRPLFCRGSGPFRFAALSGDPADIARCDEKLLELFPDDASLRRWLQLARERVSFQGLPARICWLGFGDRAKAGLAFNELVRSGEVKAPIVIGRDHLDTGSVASPYRETEAMKDGSDAIADWPILNALLNTAAGAHWVSFHHGGGVGIGYSLHAGMVVVADGSDDARERLGCVLTTDCGMGVVRHADAGYDIAIETADEKGIDWRL from the coding sequence ATGAGCACCACCGCATCCGCACCCCGCGTCGTTCGGGCGCCGCGAGGCACCGAAATCAGTTGCGTCGCGTGGCCGCAAGAAGCCGCGCTGCGCATGTTGATGAACAATCTCGATCCGGAGGTCGCCGAACGCCCCGACGATTTGGTCGTGTACGGCGGCAACGGCCGCGCCGCGCGATCGTGGGAAGCGTTCGACGCCATCGTCGCAACGCTCAAGCGCCTCAAATCCGACGAGACGATGATCGTGCAGAGCGGCAAGCCGGTGGCGGTGTGGAAGACGCACGCGCGCGCGCCACGGGTGCTGATCGCCAACTCGAATCTCGTCCCCAAGTGGGCCGACTGGAAAGTCTTCCGCGAGCTGGAAGCGCAAGGATTGACGATGTACGGCCAGATGACGGCCGGCTCGTGGATCTACATTGGAACGCAGGGCATCGTGCAGGGGACGTACGAGACGTTTGCCGAGCTGGCGCGCCAGCATTTCGGCGGCTCGTTGAAGGGCCGCGTCTGCTTGACGGCCGGTATCGGCGGCATGGGCGGCGCACAGCCGCTGGCCATTACGATGAATGAAGGCATCGCACTCGTCGTCGACGTCGACCGTTCGCGGCTCGAGCGCCGGCGCGAGCTGCGCTACCTCGACCGCGTCGTCGATTCGCGTGAGGAAGCGCTTGCCGCGGTGGAAGCCGCTCGGAAGAGCGGGCAAGCGCTCTCAATTGGATACGAAGGCAACGCCGCCGTTGAGTTTCCCCAGTTGTACGATCTCGGTTTTCGTCCGGATTCCGTCACGGATCAAACCTCGGCGCACGATCTGATCGACGGTTACGTTCCTGCGGGTCTGACGCTCGAAGAAGCCGCCCGGCTGCGCCGGCGCGATCCTGAAGAGTACGAACGGCGCGCCCTCGAGAGCTGCGGCGCGCACGTGCAGGCGATGGTGCGTTATCTAGATGCAGGCGCCATCGTTTTCGATTACGGCAATAACATTCGCGCCCAAGCGGAACGCGCCGGTTTCGCACGCGCGTTCGCGTTTCCGGGTTTCGTGCCGGCGTTTATCCGGCCGCTGTTTTGCCGCGGGTCGGGACCGTTCCGGTTTGCCGCGCTCTCCGGCGATCCCGCCGATATCGCGCGCTGCGACGAAAAGCTGCTCGAACTGTTTCCGGACGACGCGTCGCTGCGGCGTTGGTTACAACTCGCGCGCGAACGCGTCTCCTTTCAGGGATTGCCCGCGCGGATCTGCTGGCTGGGCTTTGGCGATCGTGCAAAGGCGGGACTCGCGTTCAACGAGCTGGTGCGCAGCGGTGAAGTCAAAGCGCCGATCGTGATCGGTCGCGACCATCTCGACACCGGAAGCGTTGCGTCGCCGTATCGCGAGACCGAAGCGATGAAAGACGGCAGCGACGCCATTGCCGACTGGCCGATTCTCAACGCGCTGCTCAATACCGCCGCCGGCGCGCATTGGGTCAGCTTCCATCACGGCGGCGGCGTCGGCATCGGCTACAGTTTGCACGCCGGCATGGTCGTCGTCGCCGACGGCAGCGACGACGCTCGCGAGCGCTTAGGCTGCGTGTTGACGACCGACTGCGGCATGGGCGTCGTTCGCCACGCCGACGCCGGGTACGACATCGCCATCGAAACGGCCGACGAAAAAGGCATCGATTGGCGCTTGTAG